The following proteins are encoded in a genomic region of Nocardioides renjunii:
- the smc gene encoding chromosome segregation protein SMC, whose product MYLKSLTLKGFKSFASSTTLQLEPGITCIVGPNGSGKSNVVDALAWVMGEQGAKSLRGGKMEDVIFAGTSGRPPLGRAEVQLTIDNSDGALPIDYAEVTISRTMFRNGGSEYAINGQSCRLLDVQELLSDSGIGREMHVIVGQGQLDSILHATPEDRRGFIEEAAGVLKHRKRKEKALRKLDATDGNLTRLADLLSEIRRQLKPLGRQAEVARQAQTVQADVRDARARLLADDLVTARTALETELADESVLLERREQVEAEIAAGREEESRLEAALRDDLPRLAAAQETWFALSGLKERLRGTASLADERIRNAAGAAEGDTVDSGRDPDELEEQAGRVRRQEAEIAEQVEQQRAALDAAVVARRAAEEAAAQEDKRIAGLQRAAADRREGLARLTGQVNALTSRAEAADAEIRRLTDAREDAATRAERAQRDFLALETKVAGLDAGEEGLDSEHEEAVAVLDDVEEQLARAREDAQRADRERAGLVARRDALEIGLNRKDGAGALLAATDSVDGLLGSVAALLGVDHGFETAVAAALGTAADAVVVTDAHAAVAAITHLKDDDLGRAGLVLGGAPAGDRDWPGLPDGATYAVDVVAAPDDVRPALVRLLHRVAVVDDLAAARQLVAELPDVVAVTREGDVLGSHFAAGGSSSQPSLIEVQAAVDEATTMLADATAATERLGFEISRLEAARHDALKRVDVALAKLHESDATLAAVAEELGQHGSQARAAKGEADRLERAIVTAREAREADLAGLAELEARLAAAQDVTDEEPDTSDREKLADAAREARQGEMDARLALRTAEERARALHGRADSLLRAAQAERESRARAAERRERLLREGRAARAVAVAVRVVLHQLERSVMLAADERAAVEESRQGSEQRLMTVRTRLRDLGREHDELVSSVHRDEMARTQQRMRIEQLEERALEELGLDPDGLVADYGPANPVPFSGEVPEGEEAPEPAPFVREEQVKRLRSAERALSMLGRVNPLALEEFSAMEERHKFLTEQLEDLKRTRKDLLDIVREVDARVEQVFTEAYADVEKAFDQTFARLFPGGEGRLVLTDPGDMLATGVEVEARPPGKKVKRLSLLSGGERSLVAVAFLVALFKARPSPFYILDEVEAALDDTNLGRLLQIYEELRENSQLLVITHQKRTMEVGDALYGVTMRGDGVSAVISQRLERATTA is encoded by the coding sequence TTGTACCTGAAGAGCCTGACCCTCAAGGGGTTCAAGTCCTTCGCGTCCTCGACCACCTTGCAGCTCGAGCCGGGCATCACCTGCATCGTCGGGCCCAACGGGTCGGGCAAGTCCAACGTCGTCGACGCGCTCGCCTGGGTCATGGGTGAGCAGGGCGCGAAGAGCCTGCGCGGCGGAAAGATGGAGGACGTCATCTTCGCCGGGACGTCCGGCCGGCCGCCGCTGGGCCGCGCCGAGGTGCAGCTGACCATCGACAACTCCGACGGCGCCCTGCCGATCGACTACGCCGAGGTCACGATCAGCCGGACGATGTTCCGCAACGGCGGCTCGGAGTACGCCATCAACGGGCAGTCCTGCCGGCTGCTCGACGTGCAGGAGCTGCTCAGCGACTCCGGCATCGGCCGCGAGATGCACGTGATCGTCGGCCAGGGCCAGCTCGACTCGATCCTCCACGCCACCCCCGAGGACCGACGCGGCTTCATCGAGGAGGCCGCGGGGGTGCTCAAGCACCGCAAGCGCAAGGAGAAGGCGCTCCGCAAGCTCGACGCCACCGACGGCAACCTGACCCGGCTGGCCGACCTGCTCTCCGAGATCCGCCGCCAGCTCAAGCCGCTCGGGCGCCAGGCGGAGGTCGCGCGCCAGGCCCAGACGGTCCAGGCCGACGTGCGGGACGCCCGCGCCCGCCTGCTCGCCGACGACCTCGTCACCGCCCGCACCGCGCTCGAGACCGAGCTCGCCGACGAGTCGGTGCTGCTCGAGCGCCGCGAGCAGGTGGAGGCCGAGATCGCGGCGGGCCGTGAGGAGGAGTCGCGGCTCGAGGCGGCGCTGCGCGACGACCTGCCGCGGCTCGCGGCCGCCCAGGAGACGTGGTTCGCGCTGTCCGGGCTCAAGGAACGGCTCCGCGGGACCGCGTCGCTCGCCGACGAACGGATCCGCAACGCCGCGGGGGCCGCCGAGGGCGACACCGTCGACTCCGGGCGCGACCCCGACGAGCTCGAGGAGCAGGCCGGCCGGGTCCGCCGGCAGGAGGCGGAGATCGCCGAGCAGGTCGAGCAGCAGCGCGCCGCCCTCGACGCCGCCGTCGTCGCCCGGCGCGCCGCCGAGGAGGCCGCCGCGCAGGAGGACAAGCGCATCGCCGGCCTCCAGCGCGCTGCCGCCGACAGGCGGGAGGGGCTGGCCCGGCTCACCGGCCAGGTCAACGCCCTCACGTCCCGCGCCGAGGCCGCCGACGCCGAGATCCGCCGCCTCACCGACGCCCGCGAGGACGCCGCCACCCGCGCCGAGCGCGCCCAGCGCGACTTCCTGGCGCTGGAGACCAAGGTCGCCGGCCTCGACGCGGGTGAGGAGGGTCTCGACTCCGAGCACGAGGAGGCCGTGGCGGTCCTCGACGACGTCGAGGAGCAGCTCGCCCGGGCGCGCGAGGACGCCCAGCGCGCCGACCGCGAGCGCGCCGGCCTGGTCGCTCGCCGCGACGCCCTGGAGATCGGCCTCAACCGCAAGGACGGCGCGGGCGCCCTGCTCGCCGCCACCGACAGCGTCGACGGACTGCTCGGCTCGGTCGCCGCGCTGCTCGGAGTCGACCACGGCTTCGAGACCGCCGTCGCGGCCGCGCTCGGCACGGCCGCCGACGCCGTCGTCGTCACCGACGCCCACGCCGCCGTCGCGGCGATCACGCACCTCAAGGACGACGACCTCGGCCGAGCCGGGCTGGTGCTGGGTGGAGCCCCGGCCGGCGACCGCGACTGGCCCGGCCTGCCCGACGGCGCGACGTACGCCGTCGACGTGGTCGCCGCGCCCGACGACGTACGCCCCGCGCTGGTGCGTCTGCTGCACCGGGTCGCCGTGGTCGACGACCTCGCCGCCGCCCGGCAGCTGGTCGCCGAGCTGCCCGACGTGGTGGCCGTGACCCGTGAGGGTGACGTCCTCGGCTCCCACTTCGCGGCCGGTGGCTCCAGCAGCCAGCCGAGCCTCATCGAGGTGCAGGCCGCGGTCGACGAGGCCACGACGATGCTGGCCGACGCGACGGCCGCCACCGAGCGGCTCGGCTTCGAGATCTCCCGCCTCGAGGCGGCGCGCCACGACGCCCTCAAGCGGGTCGACGTGGCCCTCGCCAAGCTGCACGAGTCCGACGCCACCCTGGCCGCGGTGGCCGAGGAGCTCGGCCAGCACGGGTCCCAGGCGCGAGCCGCCAAGGGGGAGGCCGACCGGCTCGAGCGGGCCATCGTGACGGCGCGCGAGGCGCGCGAGGCCGACCTCGCCGGCCTCGCCGAGCTCGAGGCCCGGCTCGCGGCGGCTCAGGACGTGACCGACGAGGAGCCCGACACCTCCGACCGGGAGAAGCTCGCCGACGCCGCCCGCGAGGCCCGTCAGGGCGAGATGGACGCGCGCCTCGCCCTGCGCACCGCCGAGGAGCGCGCCCGCGCGCTGCACGGCCGCGCCGACTCGCTGCTCCGCGCCGCCCAGGCCGAGCGTGAGTCCCGCGCCCGCGCCGCCGAGCGCCGGGAGCGGCTGCTCCGCGAGGGACGTGCCGCCCGGGCGGTCGCCGTCGCCGTCCGCGTGGTGCTGCACCAGCTCGAGCGCTCCGTGATGCTGGCCGCCGACGAGCGCGCCGCGGTGGAGGAGTCGCGTCAGGGGAGCGAGCAGCGCCTGATGACGGTGCGCACCCGGCTGCGCGACCTCGGCCGTGAGCACGACGAGCTGGTCAGCTCCGTGCACCGCGACGAGATGGCCCGCACCCAGCAGCGGATGCGCATCGAGCAGCTGGAGGAGCGCGCGCTCGAGGAGCTGGGGCTCGACCCCGACGGCCTGGTCGCTGACTACGGCCCGGCCAACCCCGTCCCGTTCAGCGGCGAGGTGCCCGAGGGCGAGGAGGCGCCCGAGCCGGCGCCGTTCGTCCGCGAGGAGCAGGTCAAGCGGCTGCGCAGCGCCGAGCGGGCGCTGTCGATGCTCGGTCGGGTCAACCCGCTCGCGCTCGAGGAGTTCTCCGCGATGGAGGAGCGCCACAAGTTCCTCACCGAGCAGCTCGAGGACCTCAAGCGCACCCGCAAGGACCTCCTCGACATCGTCCGCGAGGTCGACGCCCGTGTGGAGCAGGTCTTCACCGAGGCCTACGCCGACGTCGAGAAGGCCTTCGACCAGACCTTCGCCCGGCTGTTCCCCGGCGGCGAGGGACGGCTCGTGCTCACCGACCCCGGCGACATGCTGGCGACCGGTGTCGAGGTCGAGGCCCGCCCGCCCGGCAAGAAGGTCAAGCGCCTCTCGCTGCTCTCCGGTGGCGAGCGCTCGCTGGTCGCGGTCGCCTTCCTGGTCGCCCTCTTCAAGGCGAGGCCGTCGCCGTTCTACATCCTCGACGAGGTCGAGGCCGCGCTCGACGACACCAACCTGGGCCGCCTGCTGCAGATCTACGAGGAGCTGCGCGAGAACTCCCAGCTCCTCGTGATCACGCACCAGAAGCGGACGATGGAGGTCGGCGACGCGCTCTACGGCGTCACCATGCGTGGCGACGGCGTCTCCGCGGTGATCTCGCAGCGGCTGGAGCGCGCCACGACGGCCTGA
- a CDS encoding GNAT family N-acetyltransferase, with protein MAERIRLRPMTPEEYAAYRERSEHEYAAEMAASGQLDADAAAKRAAVQLAELLPDGLSSPGMHLWTALDGDTGDAVGVGWIEVRRRAAGVSAWIYDVEVVAGRRGEGLGRALMEALHEASRDLGATTIGLNVFGHNTTAIRLYDSLGYGVTAQQMKRDL; from the coding sequence GTGGCTGAGCGTATCCGGTTGCGGCCGATGACCCCGGAGGAGTACGCCGCCTACCGCGAGCGGTCCGAGCACGAGTACGCCGCGGAGATGGCGGCCTCCGGCCAGCTCGACGCGGACGCCGCCGCCAAGCGGGCCGCGGTCCAGCTCGCCGAGCTGCTGCCGGACGGACTGTCGAGCCCGGGGATGCACCTGTGGACCGCGCTCGACGGCGACACGGGCGACGCCGTCGGCGTCGGGTGGATCGAGGTGCGCCGGCGGGCGGCCGGCGTCTCCGCGTGGATCTACGACGTCGAGGTCGTCGCGGGGCGCCGCGGCGAGGGCCTCGGCCGCGCCCTGATGGAGGCCCTCCACGAGGCGTCGCGGGACCTCGGGGCCACCACCATCGGGCTCAACGTCTTCGGCCACAACACGACGGCCATCCGGCTCTACGACTCGCTCGGCTACGGCGTGACGGCCCAGCAGATGAAGCGCGACCTCTAG
- a CDS encoding pyridoxal-phosphate-dependent aminotransferase family protein: protein MIRERHLLGPGPSNPYPEATSALAQPLLGHLDPEFLRIMDDTCEMLRTVWGTTNTRTLPLSATGSAGMEAAFVNTVHPGDVVVVAVNGLFGQRMTDVAARCGAEVVAVEHEWGHPVDVDRVLAAHPAPAIVAAVHAETSTGVRSDIAALGAALRAQGSEALLLVDAVTSIGGIEVRADDWGVDVAYAGTQKCLGVAPGLAPFTIGERAFERRVEKPRSWYLDLGMLGGYVGEAGVQGGQRTYHHTAPTAMVASLHAGLARVLDEGLDAVWARHRAAGEALQAGLEDMGLELFAAEGSRLPQLTTVRVPDGVDSAAVRRELLERHGIEIGAGAGAYAASVWRIGLMGRNARPDTVLLVLAALREVLGRG from the coding sequence ATGATCCGCGAGCGCCACCTCCTCGGTCCCGGTCCCTCGAACCCCTATCCCGAGGCGACCAGCGCCCTCGCCCAGCCGTTGCTCGGCCACCTCGACCCGGAGTTCCTCCGGATCATGGACGACACCTGCGAGATGCTGCGCACGGTGTGGGGCACGACCAACACGCGCACGCTCCCGCTCAGCGCCACCGGCTCGGCCGGCATGGAGGCGGCCTTCGTCAACACCGTCCATCCCGGTGACGTGGTGGTGGTGGCGGTCAACGGCCTGTTCGGGCAGCGGATGACCGACGTGGCCGCCCGCTGCGGCGCGGAGGTCGTCGCGGTGGAGCACGAGTGGGGTCACCCGGTCGACGTCGACCGGGTGCTGGCCGCGCATCCCGCGCCGGCCATCGTGGCCGCGGTGCACGCGGAGACCTCGACCGGTGTCCGCTCCGACATCGCCGCGCTCGGAGCGGCGCTCCGGGCGCAGGGCAGCGAAGCCCTGCTGCTGGTGGACGCCGTGACGTCGATCGGCGGCATCGAGGTGCGTGCCGACGACTGGGGCGTCGACGTCGCCTACGCCGGCACCCAGAAGTGCCTCGGCGTCGCGCCCGGGCTCGCGCCGTTCACCATCGGCGAGCGGGCCTTCGAGCGCCGGGTCGAGAAGCCGAGGTCGTGGTACCTCGACCTGGGCATGCTCGGCGGCTACGTCGGTGAGGCCGGGGTCCAGGGCGGTCAGCGGACCTACCACCACACGGCCCCCACGGCGATGGTCGCCAGCCTCCACGCCGGTCTCGCGCGCGTCCTCGACGAGGGGCTCGACGCCGTCTGGGCCCGCCACCGGGCCGCCGGCGAGGCCCTGCAGGCGGGGCTCGAGGACATGGGGCTCGAGCTGTTCGCGGCCGAGGGCAGCCGGCTGCCGCAGCTCACCACAGTGAGGGTGCCCGACGGCGTGGACTCCGCCGCCGTGCGGCGCGAGCTCCTCGAGCGCCACGGCATCGAGATCGGCGCCGGCGCCGGCGCGTACGCCGCGAGCGTGTGGCGGATCGGCCTGATGGGCCGCAACGCCCGGCCCGACACCGTGCTGCTGGTGCTCGCCGCGCTGCGGGAGGTGCTCGGTCGTGGCTGA
- a CDS encoding FAD-binding oxidoreductase has product MEALADLVASLPAGVVATDPATVAGYRFDWARDTAAGTPVAVVRAEDAAQVQTAVRWAATHGVPVVPRGAGSGLSGGASAVDGGIVLSLERMRAIEVDADCQVAVVEPGALNAEVKAAVREHGLWYPPDPSSFEICSIGGNVATNAGGLCCVKYGVTTDYVLGLDVVLADGTLVTLGGKRIKDVAGLSLVKLFVGSEGTLGIVTRAILRLVPLPLPPATLVASFPSVVAAAAAVVAVRRTLRPSMMELMDRASINAVEDFSPRGLDRRAGALLVVQSDAPGDARTAEVVAVEAACTAAGATEVVVTDDPAEGEMFVAARRAAFPAVEARGALLLEDVGVAVPLLPDLLAAVTEIGVRHGVEIPTVAHAGDGNTHPIIVYTAGDADSERRARAAFDDVLRAAIRLGGTITGEHGVGRTKKVALPEMLGDDVMALTRRIKDALDPDGILNPGAVL; this is encoded by the coding sequence GTGGAAGCCCTCGCCGACCTCGTGGCCTCGCTGCCGGCCGGCGTGGTCGCCACGGACCCCGCCACCGTCGCCGGATACCGCTTCGACTGGGCGCGGGACACCGCCGCGGGCACGCCCGTGGCGGTGGTGCGCGCCGAGGACGCCGCGCAGGTGCAGACCGCCGTGCGGTGGGCCGCGACGCACGGCGTCCCGGTGGTCCCGCGCGGCGCCGGGTCCGGGCTGTCCGGTGGCGCGAGCGCCGTCGACGGCGGCATCGTGCTGAGCCTGGAGCGGATGCGCGCGATCGAGGTCGACGCCGACTGCCAGGTGGCGGTGGTGGAGCCGGGTGCCCTCAACGCCGAGGTCAAGGCGGCGGTCCGCGAGCACGGCCTGTGGTACCCGCCCGACCCGTCGTCCTTCGAGATCTGCTCCATCGGCGGCAACGTCGCCACCAACGCCGGCGGGCTGTGCTGCGTCAAGTACGGCGTGACGACCGACTACGTCCTCGGCCTCGACGTCGTGCTCGCCGACGGCACGCTGGTGACCCTGGGCGGCAAGCGGATCAAGGACGTGGCCGGCCTGTCCCTCGTCAAGCTCTTCGTCGGCTCCGAGGGGACGCTCGGGATCGTCACCCGGGCGATCCTGCGACTGGTCCCGCTGCCGCTGCCCCCGGCGACGCTCGTGGCGTCCTTCCCCTCGGTCGTGGCCGCGGCCGCGGCCGTCGTCGCCGTACGCCGGACACTGCGCCCGTCGATGATGGAGCTGATGGACCGGGCCTCCATCAACGCCGTCGAGGACTTCTCGCCACGCGGGCTCGACCGGCGGGCCGGCGCCCTCCTCGTCGTGCAGTCCGACGCCCCCGGCGACGCCCGTACGGCGGAGGTCGTGGCCGTCGAGGCGGCGTGCACGGCCGCCGGCGCCACCGAGGTCGTCGTCACCGACGACCCGGCGGAGGGCGAGATGTTCGTCGCGGCGCGGCGTGCGGCGTTCCCGGCGGTCGAGGCCCGCGGCGCGCTGCTGCTGGAGGACGTCGGGGTGGCCGTGCCGCTGCTGCCGGACCTGCTCGCGGCCGTGACGGAGATCGGCGTGCGCCACGGCGTGGAGATCCCGACGGTCGCCCACGCGGGCGACGGCAACACCCATCCGATCATCGTCTACACCGCCGGTGACGCCGACTCCGAGCGTCGCGCCCGCGCCGCCTTCGACGACGTGCTGCGCGCGGCGATCCGGCTCGGCGGCACGATCACCGGCGAGCACGGCGTGGGCCGGACCAAGAAGGTCGCGCTGCCGGAGATGCTCGGCGACGACGTGATGGCGCTGACGCGGCGCATCAAGGACGCCCTCGACCCCGACGGCATCCTCAACCCCGGTGCGGTGCTCTGA
- a CDS encoding methyltransferase domain-containing protein gives MDDTAAAIVATRRQHILDGTDVTQGRSLEIGPLATPILTRDMGDVRYVDVVDLAGLREHYGTDATVVTEDIVEVDFWLTREDGSVSTLADAVAPDGPYHHVVASHVIEHVPDMVRWLQDVADVLVDGGSLLLAVPDRRFCFDALRSPATVGQVLQAHHDGDRIPSVRAVYDYARTSVEFPTAAAWAGAWPPEQRTAPLDRARTMVAQQQQGLYVDCHVWPTSPVGLADLLADLVELGLVDFGVERVTATQRGHHEFYVTLRRFHRGRDRHVQAAEAVAALAGLRADLPDEDRTWPHQVREAELLEQQQVLERRLARAEARLATATAARDRAREQRDRARRDRRRARARARELAALVEPQRTRPAVRLVGGVRRRLGRLRPGRG, from the coding sequence ATGGACGACACCGCCGCCGCCATCGTCGCCACCCGGCGCCAGCACATCCTCGACGGCACGGACGTCACGCAGGGCCGCAGCCTGGAGATCGGCCCCCTGGCCACCCCGATCCTCACCCGCGACATGGGCGACGTCCGCTACGTCGACGTGGTCGACCTGGCGGGGCTGCGGGAGCACTACGGCACCGACGCCACCGTGGTGACCGAGGACATCGTGGAGGTCGACTTCTGGCTGACCCGCGAGGACGGCAGCGTCAGCACCCTCGCCGACGCGGTGGCCCCCGACGGTCCCTACCACCACGTGGTGGCCAGCCACGTGATCGAGCACGTCCCCGACATGGTGCGCTGGCTCCAGGACGTCGCCGACGTGCTCGTCGACGGCGGGTCGCTGCTGCTCGCCGTGCCCGACCGGCGCTTCTGCTTCGACGCGCTGCGCTCGCCGGCGACGGTCGGGCAGGTGCTGCAGGCACACCACGACGGCGACCGGATCCCCTCGGTGCGCGCCGTCTACGACTACGCCCGCACCTCGGTCGAGTTCCCCACCGCGGCCGCCTGGGCCGGCGCATGGCCGCCCGAGCAGCGCACCGCGCCGCTCGATCGCGCCCGGACGATGGTGGCCCAGCAGCAGCAGGGGCTCTACGTCGACTGCCACGTCTGGCCGACCAGCCCCGTCGGGCTCGCCGACCTCCTCGCCGACCTCGTCGAGCTCGGCCTCGTCGACTTCGGGGTGGAGCGCGTCACCGCGACGCAGCGCGGGCACCACGAGTTCTACGTGACCCTGCGCCGCTTCCACCGCGGCCGCGACCGGCACGTCCAGGCCGCCGAGGCGGTCGCCGCGCTGGCCGGCCTGCGCGCCGACCTCCCCGACGAGGACCGCACGTGGCCGCACCAGGTCCGCGAGGCGGAGCTGCTCGAGCAGCAGCAGGTGCTCGAGCGCCGGCTGGCGCGGGCGGAGGCACGGCTCGCCACGGCCACGGCGGCCCGCGACCGGGCCCGCGAGCAGCGCGACCGCGCCCGCAGAGACCGCCGGCGAGCGCGGGCGCGTGCCCGTGAGCTCGCCGCGCTCGTGGAGCCGCAGCGGACCCGGCCCGCCGTACGCCTCGTCGGCGGCGTGCGCCGCCGGCTGGGCCGGCTACGCCCCGGGCGCGGCTGA
- a CDS encoding MFS transporter produces the protein MSALVETIFPTRLGSGFRWLVGSSWVTNLGDGILIAAGPLLVASQTRSPVLVSAAMIALQAPWLFFGLFAGAMADRLDRRRVIMAANAARAVVLAGLCVVVATGHVNIAIVLGAMLALGTAEVFVDATAGTLTPMLVEKRDLGIANSRLMAGMITGNQLVGPAVGAVLFTVGMVWPFAVTVVCIAVGVVLVSRIGTPPGPVRADLDTHVRQDIADGVRWLMGNPPVRTLAVIIVVFNVTWAAPWSVLVLWALERVGIDEAGFGLLITASALGGLLATFAYGRLEKRVPLATLMRAVLLAEVLFHLAMALTTSPWAAYLLLFFFGAYAFVWGTLSQSVRQRAVPSELQGRVGSVYMICVMGGMLVGSLLGGLIADVWGLTAPWWFAFVGSGVTLALVWRSLAQIAHNDEVVAARAAEPATESGPESAPESAAPGSAAPGA, from the coding sequence GTGAGCGCCCTCGTCGAGACGATCTTCCCGACGCGTCTCGGCAGCGGGTTCCGCTGGCTCGTCGGGTCGTCGTGGGTGACCAACCTGGGCGACGGGATCCTCATCGCGGCGGGCCCGCTGCTCGTGGCCTCCCAGACCCGCAGCCCGGTCCTCGTCTCCGCGGCGATGATCGCGCTGCAGGCCCCGTGGCTGTTCTTCGGCCTCTTCGCCGGCGCGATGGCCGACCGCCTCGACCGGCGCCGCGTCATCATGGCCGCCAACGCCGCGCGGGCGGTGGTCCTCGCCGGGCTGTGCGTCGTCGTGGCGACCGGGCACGTCAACATCGCGATCGTCCTCGGCGCCATGCTGGCGCTCGGGACGGCCGAGGTGTTCGTCGACGCCACCGCCGGCACGCTCACACCGATGCTCGTCGAGAAGCGGGACCTCGGCATCGCGAACTCCCGGCTCATGGCCGGGATGATCACCGGCAACCAGCTCGTCGGCCCCGCCGTCGGCGCCGTGCTCTTCACGGTCGGGATGGTGTGGCCGTTCGCCGTCACGGTGGTGTGCATCGCGGTCGGCGTCGTGCTCGTGTCCCGGATCGGCACGCCACCCGGCCCCGTCCGCGCCGACCTCGACACCCACGTCCGCCAGGACATCGCCGACGGGGTGCGGTGGTTGATGGGCAACCCGCCGGTCCGCACGCTCGCCGTCATCATCGTCGTCTTCAACGTCACCTGGGCGGCGCCGTGGTCGGTGCTCGTGCTCTGGGCGCTTGAGCGCGTGGGCATCGACGAGGCCGGGTTCGGGCTGCTCATCACCGCCTCCGCCCTCGGCGGGCTCCTCGCGACGTTCGCCTACGGGCGCCTCGAGAAGCGCGTCCCGCTCGCCACGCTCATGCGGGCGGTGCTGCTCGCCGAGGTGCTCTTCCACCTGGCGATGGCCCTCACGACCTCGCCGTGGGCGGCGTACCTGCTCCTGTTCTTCTTCGGGGCGTACGCGTTCGTGTGGGGCACGCTCTCGCAGTCCGTGCGCCAGCGCGCGGTCCCCAGCGAGCTGCAGGGCCGGGTCGGCTCGGTCTACATGATCTGCGTGATGGGCGGGATGCTCGTCGGCTCGCTCCTCGGCGGGCTCATCGCCGATGTCTGGGGGCTGACCGCGCCGTGGTGGTTCGCCTTCGTCGGCTCGGGGGTCACCCTGGCGCTGGTGTGGCGCTCGCTCGCCCAGATCGCGCACAACGACGAGGTCGTGGCAGCGCGGGCGGCCGAGCCTGCAACCGAGTCGGGACCCGAGTCGGCACCCGAGTCAGCGGCGCCCGGGTCAGCCGCGCCCGGGGCGTAG
- the mutM gene encoding bifunctional DNA-formamidopyrimidine glycosylase/DNA-(apurinic or apyrimidinic site) lyase, with amino-acid sequence MPELPEVEVVRAGLERHVVGSTIAAVEVLHPRPVRRDHRGSTGFVAALVGQRITAVRRRGKYFWLALAPQPGQSIGDALLGHLGMSGQMLLHEPGAPDERHLRVRFLLTPAEGASEARPLEMRFVDQRMFGGLVVSDGGAGLPTEIVHIARDPIDPDFDDEEFVRRARRRTSAVKRLLLDQGLISGVGNIYADEALWRARLHGERPGDRLTGPVLRELLGHVRAVMGEALAQGGTSFDALYVNVNGESGYFDRSLDAYGQEGQPCRRCGTPIRRVAFMNRSSFFCPTCQRPPRARPRP; translated from the coding sequence GTGCCCGAGCTCCCCGAGGTCGAGGTCGTCCGCGCCGGCCTCGAGCGCCACGTCGTCGGCAGCACCATCGCGGCCGTCGAGGTGCTGCACCCGCGACCCGTGCGCCGCGACCACCGCGGCTCCACCGGCTTCGTCGCCGCGCTGGTCGGCCAGCGGATCACGGCCGTGCGCCGTCGCGGCAAGTACTTCTGGCTCGCCCTGGCGCCGCAGCCGGGGCAGTCGATCGGCGACGCCCTGCTCGGCCACCTCGGCATGAGCGGGCAGATGCTGCTGCACGAGCCCGGCGCACCCGACGAGCGGCACCTGCGGGTGCGGTTCCTCCTCACCCCGGCCGAGGGCGCCTCCGAGGCACGGCCCCTCGAGATGCGCTTCGTCGACCAGCGCATGTTCGGCGGCCTCGTCGTCTCCGACGGCGGCGCCGGGCTGCCGACCGAGATCGTGCACATCGCCCGCGACCCGATCGACCCCGACTTCGACGACGAGGAGTTCGTGCGCCGCGCCCGCCGGCGTACGTCCGCGGTCAAGCGGCTGCTCCTCGACCAGGGCCTCATCTCCGGGGTGGGCAACATCTACGCCGACGAGGCGCTGTGGCGCGCCCGGCTGCACGGCGAGCGCCCCGGCGACCGGCTCACCGGGCCGGTGCTGCGCGAGCTGCTCGGCCACGTCCGCGCCGTCATGGGCGAGGCGCTCGCCCAGGGCGGCACGTCGTTCGACGCGCTCTACGTCAACGTCAACGGCGAGTCGGGCTACTTCGACCGGTCCCTCGACGCCTACGGCCAGGAGGGCCAGCCGTGCCGCAGGTGCGGCACGCCCATCCGCCGCGTCGCCTTCATGAACCGGTCGTCGTTCTTCTGCCCCACCTGCCAGCGCCCGCCGCGGGCCCGTCCCCGCCCCTGA
- the rnc gene encoding ribonuclease III gives MRPVRRPGRPSPGPLTTDELRAALGDPVLDPELLQRALTHRSYAYENGQIPTNERLEFLGDSVLGVVVTETLYTTHPDFSEGRLAKLRAAVVNARALADVAREIDLGRHIKLGRGEETTGGRDKASILSDTVEAVIGAIHLSGGMDEAAKVVHRLFDPVMEAAASMGAGLDWKTSLQELSADLGLGVPEYLIEDDGPDHMKTFVARVRVGDLVLGNGKGRSKKEAEQGAAETAYREIRTAHAAHADGTAVEPEAAPVGTDA, from the coding sequence GTGCGGCCAGTACGGCGCCCGGGCCGACCGTCGCCAGGTCCTCTGACCACCGACGAGCTCCGCGCAGCGCTCGGTGATCCGGTCCTGGATCCCGAGCTGCTGCAGCGTGCCCTGACGCACCGCTCGTACGCCTACGAGAACGGGCAGATCCCCACCAACGAGCGCCTGGAGTTCCTCGGCGACTCGGTGCTCGGGGTGGTGGTCACCGAGACGCTCTACACCACCCACCCGGACTTCTCCGAGGGCCGGCTGGCCAAGCTGCGCGCGGCGGTCGTCAACGCGCGCGCCCTGGCCGACGTGGCGCGCGAGATCGACCTCGGCCGGCACATCAAGCTCGGCCGGGGCGAGGAGACGACCGGCGGTCGCGACAAGGCCTCGATCCTGTCCGACACCGTCGAGGCGGTCATCGGCGCGATCCACCTCAGCGGCGGCATGGACGAGGCCGCCAAGGTGGTCCACCGGCTGTTCGACCCGGTGATGGAGGCAGCCGCCTCGATGGGCGCCGGCCTCGACTGGAAGACCTCCCTGCAGGAGCTGTCGGCCGACCTCGGCCTCGGCGTGCCGGAGTACCTCATCGAGGACGACGGCCCCGACCACATGAAGACCTTCGTCGCGCGGGTCCGCGTCGGCGACCTCGTCCTCGGCAACGGCAAGGGCCGCTCCAAGAAGGAGGCCGAGCAGGGCGCCGCCGAGACGGCCTACCGGGAGATCCGGACCGCCCACGCCGCCCACGCCGACGGCACCGCGGTCGAGCCCGAGGCGGCTCCCGTGGGCACCGACGCCTGA